A genomic segment from Anas acuta chromosome 29, bAnaAcu1.1, whole genome shotgun sequence encodes:
- the LARP4 gene encoding LOW QUALITY PROTEIN: la-related protein 4 (The sequence of the model RefSeq protein was modified relative to this genomic sequence to represent the inferred CDS: inserted 1 base in 1 codon; deleted 1 base in 1 codon), giving the protein MLLFVEVTSKGAGLNPNAKVWQEVPQGSGEAVPPTNGAEHSWQDTAAAQGTHPEGNIEISEDSCKQYEVMYSTPCEATRNGTGVDEAAANGIVLATEDLGYQIYEVSGEGSSAVSTEDIRECLRKQLEFCFSRENLSKDLYLMSQMDSDQFVPIWTIANMEGIKKLTTDMDLILEVLRSSPMVQVDETGEKVRPNHKRCIIILREIPETTPIEEVKALFKNENCPKVISCEFAHNNNWYVTFQSDTDAQQAFKYLREEVKTFQGKPIMARIKAINTFFAKNGYRVVDSSVYTQPVQTQAQFASPLFMQPVYSPQQYSIYSIVPQTWSPSPAPYFETPLAPFPNGGFVNGFNTPGSYKTNAASLSIGRPFHRNRVKPHFRSSNSSEHAVEGPAAAGTVSMGDGPLNRTNSRNFVMERHNSTLTGHQDQGYSQKDSPTGQIEQNGDYGIGRGRRNIFRGRRRREDDRISRPQPSVETKTPTPKFDLLATNFPPLPGSTAKIPGEPVLESRMSDIVKGICKEKESKELLSSCQTPAQEEQTHSTVQQPVTSASSSGQSEAVVLSTVQPDSKPEEVSVQKDVTSHTSPSVSVCPVSAPKPPRTNTTSPSTNASAAPPVSMQEPRKLSYAEVCQKPPKEPPPVPVQPLRELRTNIVPPAKNEENGTPEKALEKPHDKVEGRMKDYSGFRGNGPPRGAAGXNQGTEAPIWTQIIASGSTATYRQGAVCATSVTKVTCPANFSLFNLSCGLISSKGDCEKEVFVKGNTELECGLYGEVVEGPKIHL; this is encoded by the exons GTAACATCGAAAGGTGCTGGCCTAAACCCGAACGCAAAAGTGTGGCAAGAAGTACCCCAAGGGAGCGGTGAGGCTGTGCCGCCAACAAATGGCGCGGAGCACTCGTGGCAAgacacagcagctgctcagggGACTCATCCCGAGG GTAACATAGAGATTTCGGAGGATAGCTGCAAGCAATATGAAGTGATGTATTCCACGCCTTGTGAAGCTACAAGAAATGGCACAGGAGTTGATGAAGCGGCTGCAAATGGGATTGTCTTAGCAACTGAAGATCTTGGATACCAAATCTATGAAGTGTCCG GtgaaggcagctctgctgtgtcCACAGAAGACATTAGAGAATGCTTGAGAAAACAACTTGAATTCTGCTTCTCACG TGAGAATCTTTCAAAGGACCTCTACTTGATGTCTCAAATGGACAGCGATCAGTTTGTTCCAATATGGACAATTGCTAACATGGAAGGTATTAAGAAGCTGACAACTGATATGGACCTTATTCTTGAAGTCTTGAGAT cTTCTCCTATGGTACAAGTGGATGAGACAGGAGAGAAAGTAAGACCAAACCACAAACGATGTATCATCATCCTCCGTGAGATCCCTGAAACGACACCTATAGAG GAGGTTAAGGCTCTGTTTAAAAACGAAAACTGCCCCAAAGTAATAAGCTGTGAGTTTGCTCACAACAACAACTGGTACGTTACATTCCAGTCGGATACAGATGCCCAACAG gcATTTAAATACTTAAGGGAAGAAGTGAAAACCTTTCAGGGCAAGCCAATAATG GCAAGGATAAAAGCCATCAACACGTTTTTTGCTAAGAATGGTTACCGGGTAGTAGATTCCAGTGTTTATACTCAGCCAGTTCAAACACAAGCACAGTTTGCCTCACCACTGTTTATGCAGCCTGTATATAGTCCTCAGCAGTACTCTATTTACAGCATTGTGCCTCAAACATGGTCTCCAAGTCCTGCACCTTACTTTGAAACACCACTG GCCCCCTTTCCTAACGGTGGATTTGTGAATGGCTTTAATACACCAGGATCATATAAAACAAATGCTGCTTCTCTGAGTATAGGTCGCCCATTCCATAGAAATCG TGTGAAGCCTCACTTCAGATCATCAAACAGCTCCGAACATGCCGTGGAGGGTCCAGCTGCTGCCGGTACCGTGTCAATGGGGGACGGACCACTGAACAGAACCAACTCCAGGAATTTTGTTATGGAGCGTCATAACAGCACGTTAACTGGGCACCAAGACCAAGGCTATTCGCAGAAGGATTCTCCTACCGGGCAGATAGAGCAGAATGGAGATTATGGCATTGGCAGGGGCAG GAGGAACATTTTCAGAGGTCGAAGAAGACGGGAAGATGACCGGATCTCG agACCTCAGCCTTCAGTAGAAACAAAGACTCCAACACCAAAGTTTGACTTGCTAGCAACAAATTTCCCACCTTtgcctggcagcacagcaaaaATACCAGGAGAGCCTGTGCTGGAGAGCAGGATGTCTGACATTGTTAAAGGAATCTGCAAAGAAAAG GAAAGCAAAGAGTTGTTGTCCAGCTGTCAGACTCCTGCTCAGGAAGAACAGACGCACAGCACTGTCCAACAGCCCGTGACAAGTGCGAGTTCATCAGGTCAGAGTGAAGCTGTGGTGTTAAG CACAGTTCAGCCAGACAGCAAACCGGAAGAAGTGTCTGTTCAGAAAGATGTTACGAGCCACACTTCCCCATCcgtgtctgtctgtcctgtcAGTGCTCCAAAGCCACCAAGGACAAATACCACTTCACCTTCTACTAATGCAAGTGCAGCTCCTCCTGTGTCGATGCAG GAGCCACGCAAGCTAAGTTATGCTGAAGTCTGCCAGAAGCCCCCAAAGGAACCTCCTCCAGTTCCTGTCCAGCCTCTTAGGGAACTTCGCACCAACATAGTTCCCCCTgccaaaaatgaagaaaatggtaCACCTGAGAAGGCTTTGGAGAAGCCTCACGACAAGGTCGAAGGTCGAATGAAGGATTATTCGGGGTTCCGAGGCAACGGGcctccccggggagctgctg aaaaTCAGGGAACAGAGGCGCCAATTTGGACGCAGATCATCGCCTCAGGGAGCACCGCGACGTATCGGCAAGGAGCAGTATGTGCCACCTCGGTCACCAAAGTAACG TGTCCAGCCAATTTCTCTCTATTTAATTTGAGCTGTGGACTAATAAGCAGCAAAGGAGACTGTGAGAAAGAAGTATTCGTGAAGGGGAATACCGAACTGGAGTGTGGCTTGTATGGAGAAGTTGTGGAGGGTCCCAAAATTCATCTCTGA